From the Juglans microcarpa x Juglans regia isolate MS1-56 chromosome 7D, Jm3101_v1.0, whole genome shotgun sequence genome, the window ttagataaaagaagatgtcgtttcatttaaaacatatgaaaaGGGGCTAACCTAGGTAGTCGGGGTGTCTTATTTTCACCTGAGAGTAGTTAGGGGTTCAAGTCACATtcgtaattttttatttttttaacaagttcAAGTCATCGTTATAATTGAGAATGTAAACTAAGGGAAATAGGAAATGGAGTTTAAGATggcatacatgcataaaaagatcaaaaaagaacatgaagaaaaattaatCAAGGCTACCAGAAAATGGAGGGACTTTGCAGAACAAGACTACACGATTAAATCCACAAATTTCTGAGAAATTTGGGAAGAACTCGAGTACGAAGATCATGATTCGTCATAGAGTTTAATGGCGTGACCAAAGCCAAGTACTTATGATTAAAGctttattcatttctttgtGATGAATGGCTTTAGGAGTTTCAGTCAAGTAAGTTGTGAATTTCAGCCAGGAATATTAGGATAATGTGTtgctctatcaattttttttttaaccaaaacaaGTAACCTTAGCATGAGGTGTGCTacataaaatttcattaattgCTTGCAAATGTGTTTCCAGGAAAAAAAGGAGTATAGATGCCATTATCTCTTTGCAGAAAGTAAGACCTAATGtgatattatcaaaaaaaatgtaagagaAGAGAACTGACCAGTAGCCAATCAATGAGGGTAAAGCATCAATGATGACAACACAAATGAAAGTCGCAATTATGGATCCCCAAATGGCTGCATGAGTAACCCAAGTCCACCTGATGACGTCCATGGCCAAGTTTACATTGACCAAAATAACCACTCCAAGTATCCAAAGATCTCCTAGACTTGATATATCAATGCTACTGTACCAATACGCAAAGAGAGGGATAAAGAAGACAGCTACACTTTGCCACAATGTGTCTAACATTGTTAGCCAAAACAACTTTGCATTGTAGCACTCTTGTCTGTGCCCAGCCCCATAAAGCTGTGGATACTGTAGAAGAGTCCTCCTACTTAGATCCTTGTCAAGAATCCCAACAACAATTGTAGGCACAGAAGTATAGACTATAGAATACAACATACTGCTCCATTCATTGATTGCAGTTGTCAAAGTGAAAGAAGTGAAGAGCACATACCTACACAAAGCACGTGAAAAACTTAGCAATGGTGATAATAAGAAGGCCATCAATGAGATACATCTAGGTTTAGGACCAAAATCCAGTTATCTTCATCTCTATAAATTCTAGTTCAAAAGTGTCATTTCACCCATATATTGACCAAGATTTTTAATGACAGGTCTTTCCTGAAGGGGAATGTGCAATTAAAAGACCAAACACAATCCCTCCCTCCCACTTCCAGCTGAAGCAAGAGACAAGAgtcagagacagagacagagaatGCTGAAACTTAGTTCAGAATCTGCATAACAAACTCCAATAGATTTAACCAGCTATATGAGATGGCATATTTATGACAATGGGAACATTATATGTGCagaaaaaatcaaagcaaataAAACTGCCAAATTACTACTcaccaaaataaaaccaaaaccatcACAGCATTCCtgtaaaaattgtataataTCATGTAGCCCATCCGCTGGTAATTCCAATGCCCATGGACCAATATAAGGGGAACTACGAATCTAAACTGCCCCATTGCAAAATCTGATGCCATTACTGCTTGCCGACCCTCTTGGCCACTGATTCCAACTCCAACATCAGCCATTTGGATCATTGAAACGTCATTGGCACCTGTTATTGATCCAAGTAATATGTCAATAACAGGCATCGAAACATAAGCAGGAAAACTTGCATTCTATTATTCTCTATATCTTTTGACTTTTTTTGGGAGCTTAAGATATTGATCTAACATACCATCCCCAATGGCAAGTGTCATGTCAGAGGTCCTGTTCTTTACGAGGTTAACAATTCCAGCTTTTTGAAATGGAGCCACTCGACAACATAGCACCACGGAACATCTACTGGCCAATTGGAAGAGCTGCAACTCAAGATGCATGAGCTACATTAGCATATTAAGACATCAACAAGAactaggagagagagagagagagagagagagagagagagagagagagagagagagagagccattaGGTTTACAAGCACTTACCTGTTCTTCGAGTTCGCTGTCAAGAACATAAACAAGGCTGGTACCATCAATAATCAAGGCCACTGGAGTTGAACCAGCTTCAGAACTTCCTCCAACGTCACCTGCAACCCCAGCAATGGTCACAAGCTTCTTAGACATGACAATGGCATCTTCCAAACTCCTTCTACATGACTCTTTAGAACTGCTATTAATTATTATCTGGGTCATCTTGCTTGTCAGGAGCTTAGAGGAGTAGCCAATTGATATGGCAGTTTCTTGCTTGTCCCCTGTCAAAACCCATACTTTGATACCTGAGGTTCTCAGAGATTCTATAGCTTCTGGCACCCCTTGTTGCAGTTTATCTTCAATACCAGAGGCACCTAGTATGCAGAGATTGTTTTCAACACTGCTAGCAACCTTTCGAAGCAGAGCCGCTCTACCAATTAAAGCAGTGCTTGCAGCCTCAAAGGAAGAGTGCCATTGTTCAAATTCTGAAGCACACAGTTCCCGCATCCCAACAACAAGGGTTCTCAAACCCAGTGAGGAATAAGTTTGAAGATGGGCTTCAGTTGCCCGTATTATGCTCATGTTCAAAGATTTATCCACCACGCTGAACATGGTTGAGTCAGCACCTTTTACAAAGACTCTCACAGTCTTGTCAGGGCACCCCAATATTACTGACATCCTCTTTCGGTCACTATCAAACTCATGCAAACCCAATACATCGAACCTGCAATACCAATTATGAGGAAATTCATCAATAATAAGAGATACTAAAGCTCATATCTTTTGAAAGAAGCCACATATGAAGATGATAGCTAGTCATTTGGAGTAATCAAGTATGACTACTTGACCCACTGCAACTACATTACCCAACAGTTCCGTAACTGATACTTTAAAACTATTAAGTATAAATTAACTCAAAATTATTCCAAACATTACAAGCCACCTATTACTTCTGTTTGTATATTGATTGATTATGATAAAGGAAAATTAATTGAATGTCAATTGTTACTGAATTTGAAAAGAACGTACAGGGATAGGGatagagagggggagagagagagagagagagagttctaaGAATTCTGAAACCACTATAGACTAACCAAAATTTCCTTCTACTAGTAAAAAACAAATCCAGCAAGAACAGTTGCAGCCACTCTGTCAAAGCTGTTCTAACAATGGTGTGGTCATCATAAATTCGTAATAGTCCAAGTTAGAGAAGTGGTGATGCAGAGGAAGGGGAAAATGAACAATAGCACGTCTAATTACCTTTGCCTCTCTCCTTGAATATTAATAACTATATGGCCCGAGGTTCGTTCTATAAGCATAAAACCATAGTTGGCAGCAGCATACACCAATGCTTGTTCATCTGGAGACTCCCCTTGGTAATCTATTATCTTCACAGTGGGATCAGATGTGTGGACAACCAGAGGCACGATTGTATTGCAAGCTGCCAACGCAAGGAAGAAATCGCCGACATGTTTGCCTTCCTTTGTGTCATTTCCgcattttgatatttgtaaaaGCTCCGGGTCAGTCTTTACCTTCATTTTTGGCCTTAGAACTTTCCCCTCCACTGACACCAAGTAAGGCAACATAAGATGAAAACGTTATGCCAAGTAAAAAGAAATTCAGAAACATTATAGATTATATTACAAGATAACAAAATGGTATTACCTTGAACAGAGTATCCTACTTGCTCAATTTTTGAATTCCCACCACTATAATCTTCTCCCCATATGCTTGCACATTGGAATTCCATCTTGTTCTCTGTAAGCGTGCCAGTTTTATCTGAGAATACATACTTTACTTGCCCTAAATCTTCGTTTATATTCAATGCTCTGCACTGAAATCTCGAATGTGATGCCTCATCATACATTTGGGTATCTCGGATCATGAAGTAAGCCTGACCAACCCGGACAAGCTCCATGGAAATGTACAGAGAAATAGGGATCATGATCTGGAAAACAATAACTGACATGAGGAATGCGAATAACGTCTCCATTCCCCACCCGTAATAGTTATAGTCTTTCCCTCCTGCCTTGGAGAAGTCTTGTTTTCTGTAATAAGGCAAGTAATCCAACTCTTCCCTGTGGTTCAGCAACCAAATGAGAGCACAGACAGAAACAACCACGCACAGAGCAACAAGAAACATAGAAAGTAAGATGATCTCGGAGTTCATATGGGTCTCAAGCCGACTCCTCTTAGATGGAGCTCCTGAGTTGTTGAGCATAGCTTTGGTGTCACGACCAGCATACACTATAACCCCAATTGCCCAATTAGTATTCTTCAGCTGACAGCCTCGAAGGACAATATTGGAGGGTCCAAGTGACAGCTTTTTTCCATCAATTTCCATGTTTGCATGAAACCCATAGATATTCCTATTTGGTTTTTCACACTTGATCAACCCACTAACTTTTCCTTCATCAGGCATCTTCAAGAGGGTCTCTTGTTTCGCATAGCGAGTTTTCAAATTTGACTCCCCATCCAAATTAATCGTCTGCACGTATGCGACCCCAGTTGGGTCGCTAGTCGAGAGCAGCACCATATCACAAGGAAGTGTTTCATTTGCTTGAATTCTGATGATTTCACCAACTCGGAGGTCCTTCCATTTTTTTGGTTGGAACTGATCATTAATCAAAACTGATGCCAACATGTTGTTCTCAATTCGGTCTGACCGGTGCCGCCTATAGTCCTCATATGCATCCTTCACAGCTGTAACTAGCAGCACAAAGGCTAACGGCAAAATTGAAACTCCCCGGCCAAAAACGGCCAGCTGTGGGAGCTGATTCAGCACAGCAattacaagaaaatatatgtatgCGACTCTATGAAATTGTTCAAACAAATTTCTTGGCAAAAATGTAATAATCGAATACTTTGCAGTTCTTATAGAGTTTCCCGCAAACTCATACCTCTCATTTGTCTTCGCAGGatcatttatataaatcaaCCTCGCATCCTCATCACTGATTTCCTTCTGGGACATGCTAAGCGGCTCGGAATCAGCCCCTCTGGACCCATATCTCACGGGCTTCGATCCCATGTCACCAAAACTCACTTCCCTGATGGAATTCCCCGCCGACTTGGACTGAATGGAAAAAACACTTCGTTGGGATGAGGAATTGAAATTGGGTACCACATTAGAGGAACTCTCAAATGGGTTTTTCGATTCCATCTCGGAAAAAGATCCGGGGCGGCCAGAATTTGGTTTAGCTAGATCTAACAAGACGGGTGCAGTATATATGTCTCGGGAATTTGGAATTCTCGGAGATGGGATCAAAAGGGGACGCTCAGAGGCCATGATCTGACGATTAGAGGCCTCTTGAACAGCACAGAGTTAACAATCACCAAAGTCATGAAATACCCAAAaggttatttctttttttctttctattttcgaTAAGTAAATAGCTGGAGGTGATTCGACCAATTGCCACGAAAGTTTGCAACAACAGCAGAAATTTAAGACAAGCAGCAAACCCAGGACTAAAACAGTCGTGTATGTACGAGAAACGAATAGGAAAAGACGGGCCTAGTTAAATATTTAGCTGGTGATGCTAGATATCAACTGTACAAACAGGAATCGAGAGTAAGAGAGAACCTTTGCTTTGCGCTAAATAAGGCTGGCTGTCAGAAGTTATTTGCTCGTACACCAGGAAATGTTAGAGGGGGATAGAGAGAGtaatgaaggagaagaggagaagagGGTTTGAGCTGAAAGAGGTCGTTTCCTGGTGTGGTGCCACAATAAAATCTAATGATGCGTGTTTTTGATGGACAAGAAGAAGTATTGTGAAAGGTCAAAGGCattgttagagagagagatggagcgAGGGAGAGGGCGGCGACtgcaaagaaaatggaaagaagtcGTATTGGGGTGGCGACAAAGAACGCatcaaaaatcatataaaaaggAGAAATCGAAATTCTGTATGTGTGAAAGCacgaggagaaaaaaaaaaaaaaaaggtaatctttcgaaagaagaaaaaaatggggGAGAGAAAACTTGCTCTCTCTAGAAGGACCGGTGGGGTGGgagatgataataatatttgaatggTATTATTGGATTGTCTGAATTTGACTggactttcttttatttccctCTTTAGATGCTTGAAATCAAATCTGTAAGAGGAGTTGGTGCTAGGCTTCTCATCATCTTCCTTCcactcttctttctctttctcttttcttttttttaaatgggagctgttttttcctttttattcctCTTCATTATTGTGTTCATACCTCAgagcctttttctttttcattcaacAGCACCATTGAAGTATGCTTTGATGGCTTCTGGCTTCCTTTGTTTGTTACATTATAATTTGGAGTTACTTGGCCATCTTTCATATTTATGAGTTGATcttttcatcttatctcttgaaattttttatcctaattttagaatatatttttattttgaaaaagtacaATTTGCAATCTATTAGAACTTTTGTACTTTGcattccaaaatatcaaaaccgaCACATTACAcactcaaattattaaaaataaatagttttacaccttcattttatatatattaggctGGGTAGTATTTGTCTCATTTATGGGTTtgtctttgtttctttgttccACGGTTTTTTCGCTACCGAAGTGAGGAttgattaataaagaataaggttacatttgaatgttaaaatgagttgagttgagatgataaaatattgttagaatattaatttttaatattattattattttaaaatttgaaaaagttgaatcgtttattatattttatattaaaatttaaaaaaattgtaataataaattgagatagatttataaactaaaCGAAATCTAAGAGATATCGTCctcttttgttaaaaaaatacaatatttgataaatattttttaataaattctactTGAAACATCTATATACCATTATCGACACGACAAacaattaaacatatatagagTTTTGATTCCATCAATGTTCATCCCCATCGAAAAGTGACAAAATGATGGCATGTTATgtaattaaggatattaaaacaGATGGATATTCTTTCTCAGTTTCAAAATGCCATATTATGGTTTACATACAAagatttttttgtgtatttataactttatatatacatacatatatatataggtacgAAAGGACCAAAATTATCACAATTTtagtgaattatttttattttttattagtgtaaTTACACCTCTTTTTGAAACTACTAGGGACTTTTGCTTGTATGCATTGTGATACAATTGTTTATAtccaattaattagaaaaaacatGAATTATTTGAACTTAAAACGCACAACTAACACATGATATGCATTCCACTTATTGAACATGATTAGGTTTTGATATAATCAAAAACATGGCAAAGGGCTTATCGACTTCATACATATGactaatactagatacagttttaaaatgtacaagtctaacgtatttatttaaaatatataaatgaaatttttcatgtttattgtaagtttgactattttttaaaaggtaATGCACGCGACttttatttgtataaattatttttttctataaatatatctataaaatgttttgtctttttacttttttatttatcaactAGCATTTAAAATATAGTGAAATAATCTCGTGACTACATAATGGGTTAGGTTTACTGATCAGATTGGTGCGTGATTCGAATGCACGTAGAACAagttatttatcttttatttgaaaCATATAATAATGGGTTTTCAATGAAGAggatcttttatttttgaattaatgaTAGGGAAGACTCGTTTAGctttctttataaattattcgCATCTTTCCCACGTACATAAGACAAAAAGTACTTAGATAATTGGTAATTACAACCTAATACactaattaaaggaaaaataaattacattttgATATGATTAAATGAGACAACCCATCATCATTGGTCTTTTAGACCATGTGCGAGGTATGCTGCAAATTGAACAatcattgaagaaaaatattatagtcataaagtcattatataaaaatattttatcaaattaacgtgacttgatgtgatttatcaaattgtaaaattatttttattataaagtagatctaacgaatcagatgaagtcacgtcagttataagatttttttgttgtaatttctTTGTGATGTAACAATTCTCATTCTCAGActacttcactattattcattactattcatagataaacAAAGATGCTCTTAATATATAAACGGAACCATAATGTCTACCATATAGTTTCatagaaaatttcaaaatcgAAAAAGATTATTCTTTATTCTAAATCTCATCGTTGTTGATGTGTCATATTTCAAGtgacttttcatttaaattgCAGAATTATAAAGTCATCCAAATGAAAAATAGCAatgtcatatatatgtatgtgtgttatatatataatatatatatatataatatatcaactTCGATTCTTTTGGATGGAAGACTTGTTTATACATATGTGCATGTATGTATAAACAAGTCTTCAATTCAAGAGAATCAAAGTTGATGGAAGGTAACTACAATTGCACTTAAAACACGTTTTATGTTCatctacaaaaattaaaataatgcaCAAGGCAAAAGGGTATGGACAAAGCTTGATTATTCTATGCATCATTATTTGGAGGACAAGGAGATCGACTTTGACCATTTCAAAGAAAGGATAGCGTGTTGTTTAAGGTGTTGATCTGACGACTCGACCACATCTctgtaaataaatatgttttgagtGCCTCCACAGTAAGTATTTCAATTCCCCACAATACagctattatttatttcaattcccCACAACATTTATTATTGTCCATTCcagatctcatctcatttaatataataaatagataatttgcTACCatcttaattataataaattaataaaataaaatgaatatcaTGATCtccaatataatattataatttcataCATTAGTTCAAAGTTACAAGAGTGCAGTCAAGAATCTGATGGCCTTATGGCACACGGCCCCTTACTCCATGAAAAGCTTCTTTGCCGCCCATGTTTGACCGTTTTAGTTGACTTGtggtcattttttatttaataattaagaaattgattttaagtatattgatatattttttattttttaaaaatattaaaaatattaaaaaaatatgaataaaaaaataaaaataaaaagttacaaAAGTAATTAGGATTAAAGTGACGGACTACTCTGAACAGCAGAGTAGCTCGACTCTTTCtctaaatgtaaaatatgagtaacccacttcccattgtatgaaaaaaaaaactacaatagTGCAGGTATAAAAGTTAATAATGTGAAAGATTATTTCTTCTGATAGATGATCGCTTGCTTGATTCCTTCTCTAACGCTTTTACAAACCTACTTTGAGTCCATAGAAGGGAAGGAAGGGAAGGGAGAAGAGAAGTACGAGGAGAACAAAGTAAAGCATAAAATGGACATATATAGCTATTTAATACCCATCATCTCTGATGTAATCTGTGAAAAAGTTGCTTGTAAAAATGTTTCAGTTACCGTACAGTGTGACCTTTGAGTCTCTCAAAATGGAGCTCATGCAAATTCCCCAAGCCCACGTGCTCAGGATAGCCATTGCTCTATCTTGGTGGCCATACCTGCTGCCTATTTATATTTCACCAAGAAACCCAAAgtatgataagtctcttctaaTTATCCatagattgataaaaaaaaaataaagttgttATAATGTTCTAACAAAGTAAGTATTTGGTGCTCTCATTCTATCACAAAATATCATCTAAATTAAAActgtttatataaattaaaagtggTACTTACATAAgtagttttaattatatgtaataatatatgcatgtacacatttctccataaatatatacttaacataataaatacttaaagattTCGTGTGATATCACATTCTAATAAGTGATAAGGATAGGTGATGTATGAAATTTCACGTTGTTTAGAAACGAGAAGTTAttgcttttataatattttaaatggctCTATAATTATATCAATGACTAGTTCTTTTGTAGTATAAGCCATACTTGGGCCTTTCATTTGAGATGTTACATCTTGGCTCAATGATAAAGTTGATTCCCTAGTGGTGGATAGGAGGTGATGGTTCAATTTTGTCCACCGATTTATAGTTTGAAACTCCAAACTTCCAGGAAGGAAGTGTTTATTTCATAGATATTACTTGCAGTCAAGttatgatagttgcagtcgtaaGTGCGCAAGTAccgtataatcactttaaaaaaataaataaaaatacggaacctacatgaaaaaattaattttttaatagtgaaccatACTCTTTTTCAACGAGATTGCACGGCGTTTACACACGCATTACTCAAACAACAAACCTCCATCAATCAATTTCCTAAAATTTGTCACTCCACTTAACCTGTCCGTAAAAGGATGTCAAGTGTCAACATCTAACCACTACTTTGAATTAGTTTACCAACACCAACAATATTACTTGCCTCCTTTTCTAAAAATCTTGTTATATACGGAAAGAAATGGACATCAAATTTCTGAAATATATTTTCGTGCACATAGAAATTGTCAATCATGAAGGATCCATGCATTTGCCAACTTTACTGAAATTTGATTATTCCTGATACTTGATGATcaataaaaaatgcatgtgaaCTTCTTTATCAAGCAAGTTTCTAGGAAAACTATATGTTGTGCTCTCGAATTATCACTGTTTTTCAACTTGCAtgctaaaatatcaaaattgttaatgtacacaataaaattgtcaaattttaacattttgcaTACTCATTATGATCTAACTGTTAAAGATTGTGCTATACATGTACTATCTTTCATCAAAGTGAATGGTCAGATTTTGACCGAACGTATAAATTATCAAGATTTGTTGGTCTAAGAGCACTCTCGATGGATTAATTAAagttaaagtatattttttatgaatgtaagat encodes:
- the LOC121238703 gene encoding phospholipid-transporting ATPase 1 isoform X1; this translates as MASERPLLIPSPRIPNSRDIYTAPVLLDLAKPNSGRPGSFSEMESKNPFESSSNVVPNFNSSSQRSVFSIQSKSAGNSIREVSFGDMGSKPVRYGSRGADSEPLSMSQKEISDEDARLIYINDPAKTNERYEFAGNSIRTAKYSIITFLPRNLFEQFHRVAYIYFLVIAVLNQLPQLAVFGRGVSILPLAFVLLVTAVKDAYEDYRRHRSDRIENNMLASVLINDQFQPKKWKDLRVGEIIRIQANETLPCDMVLLSTSDPTGVAYVQTINLDGESNLKTRYAKQETLLKMPDEGKVSGLIKCEKPNRNIYGFHANMEIDGKKLSLGPSNIVLRGCQLKNTNWAIGVIVYAGRDTKAMLNNSGAPSKRSRLETHMNSEIILLSMFLVALCVVVSVCALIWLLNHREELDYLPYYRKQDFSKAGGKDYNYYGWGMETLFAFLMSVIVFQIMIPISLYISMELVRVGQAYFMIRDTQMYDEASHSRFQCRALNINEDLGQVKYVFSDKTGTLTENKMEFQCASIWGEDYSGGNSKIEQVGYSVQVEGKVLRPKMKVKTDPELLQISKCGNDTKEGKHVGDFFLALAACNTIVPLVVHTSDPTVKIIDYQGESPDEQALVYAAANYGFMLIERTSGHIVINIQGERQRFDVLGLHEFDSDRKRMSVILGCPDKTVRVFVKGADSTMFSVVDKSLNMSIIRATEAHLQTYSSLGLRTLVVGMRELCASEFEQWHSSFEAASTALIGRAALLRKVASSVENNLCILGASGIEDKLQQGVPEAIESLRTSGIKVWVLTGDKQETAISIGYSSKLLTSKMTQIIINSSSKESCRRSLEDAIVMSKKLVTIAGVAGDVGGSSEAGSTPVALIIDGTSLVYVLDSELEEQLFQLASRCSVVLCCRVAPFQKAGIVNLVKNRTSDMTLAIGDGANDVSMIQMADVGVGISGQEGRQAVMASDFAMGQFRFVVPLILVHGHWNYQRMGYMILYNFYRNAVMVLVLFWYVLFTSFTLTTAINEWSSMLYSIVYTSVPTIVVGILDKDLSRRTLLQYPQLYGAGHRQECYNAKLFWLTMLDTLWQSVAVFFIPLFAYWYSSIDISSLGDLWILGVVILVNVNLAMDVIRWTWVTHAAIWGSIIATFICVVIIDALPSLIGYWAIFHVASSVTFWLCLLAIVIAGLIPRFVVKYLYQYYKPSDIQIAREAEKFGNLREFGVVQIEMNPILDPPRR
- the LOC121238703 gene encoding phospholipid-transporting ATPase 1 isoform X2 is translated as MLASVLINDQFQPKKWKDLRVGEIIRIQANETLPCDMVLLSTSDPTGVAYVQTINLDGESNLKTRYAKQETLLKMPDEGKVSGLIKCEKPNRNIYGFHANMEIDGKKLSLGPSNIVLRGCQLKNTNWAIGVIVYAGRDTKAMLNNSGAPSKRSRLETHMNSEIILLSMFLVALCVVVSVCALIWLLNHREELDYLPYYRKQDFSKAGGKDYNYYGWGMETLFAFLMSVIVFQIMIPISLYISMELVRVGQAYFMIRDTQMYDEASHSRFQCRALNINEDLGQVKYVFSDKTGTLTENKMEFQCASIWGEDYSGGNSKIEQVGYSVQVEGKVLRPKMKVKTDPELLQISKCGNDTKEGKHVGDFFLALAACNTIVPLVVHTSDPTVKIIDYQGESPDEQALVYAAANYGFMLIERTSGHIVINIQGERQRFDVLGLHEFDSDRKRMSVILGCPDKTVRVFVKGADSTMFSVVDKSLNMSIIRATEAHLQTYSSLGLRTLVVGMRELCASEFEQWHSSFEAASTALIGRAALLRKVASSVENNLCILGASGIEDKLQQGVPEAIESLRTSGIKVWVLTGDKQETAISIGYSSKLLTSKMTQIIINSSSKESCRRSLEDAIVMSKKLVTIAGVAGDVGGSSEAGSTPVALIIDGTSLVYVLDSELEEQLFQLASRCSVVLCCRVAPFQKAGIVNLVKNRTSDMTLAIGDGANDVSMIQMADVGVGISGQEGRQAVMASDFAMGQFRFVVPLILVHGHWNYQRMGYMILYNFYRNAVMVLVLFWYVLFTSFTLTTAINEWSSMLYSIVYTSVPTIVVGILDKDLSRRTLLQYPQLYGAGHRQECYNAKLFWLTMLDTLWQSVAVFFIPLFAYWYSSIDISSLGDLWILGVVILVNVNLAMDVIRWTWVTHAAIWGSIIATFICVVIIDALPSLIGYWAIFHVASSVTFWLCLLAIVIAGLIPRFVVKYLYQYYKPSDIQIAREAEKFGNLREFGVVQIEMNPILDPPRR